In a single window of the SAR202 cluster bacterium genome:
- a CDS encoding enoyl-CoA hydratase/isomerase family protein gives MPLIEYVVKDRIAYITLNRPEKLNALTHEMLDGLWKAYTDVKNNPDAWLAIVTGTGRAFSVGHDLVEMSKKSATERSSGSTDELYFYQQHIWKPIIAAVNGLCLAQGAGIAMGADIIVASEQAQFGWPQTKRGLSSISGPVILSHKVPLNRALEVLFTGEFISAAEAKSLDLINYVVPADQLMPKAEEIALKILQNAPLAVRGMKEASMRALHMSLHDRLNIATMVFERVAKTEDAKEGLKAFQEKRPPTWQGR, from the coding sequence GTGCCGCTCATCGAGTACGTCGTAAAGGACCGCATCGCGTACATCACTCTCAACAGGCCGGAGAAGCTGAACGCACTCACGCACGAGATGCTGGACGGCCTCTGGAAGGCGTACACCGATGTCAAAAACAACCCGGACGCATGGCTGGCGATCGTCACCGGCACCGGACGCGCGTTCTCGGTCGGCCACGACCTGGTGGAGATGAGCAAGAAGAGCGCGACCGAGCGCAGCTCCGGCTCAACGGACGAGCTGTACTTCTACCAGCAGCACATCTGGAAGCCGATCATCGCCGCCGTCAACGGCCTCTGCCTTGCCCAGGGCGCCGGCATCGCAATGGGCGCGGACATCATCGTCGCGTCGGAGCAGGCGCAGTTCGGGTGGCCTCAAACGAAGCGCGGACTATCCTCCATCAGCGGCCCCGTCATTCTCAGCCACAAAGTCCCCCTGAACCGGGCGCTGGAGGTCCTCTTCACCGGCGAGTTCATCTCCGCCGCCGAGGCCAAGTCGCTGGACCTCATCAACTACGTCGTCCCGGCCGATCAGCTCATGCCCAAAGCCGAGGAGATCGCTCTGAAGATCCTCCAGAACGCTCCCCTCGCCGTCCGCGGCATGAAGGAGGCGTCGATGCGCGCCCTCCACATGTCCCTCCATGACCGCCTCAACATCGCCACCATGGTATTCGAGCGCGTCGCCAAGACCGAGGACGCCAAAGAGGGCCTCAAGGCCTTCCAGGAGAAGCGCCCGCCGACGTGGCAGGGGCGATAG
- a CDS encoding ABC transporter ATP-binding protein, translating into MTQNTAPATQGTRPTIEVNKLSKWYGNVVAVNDVTLNVYPGITGLLGPNGAGKTTLLHMMTGLVQPSEGDVTVLGEHVRDNPSLYRRIGVMAEHESVYQFLTGRELVTLAARLYGVPNVEQAVDKAVKAVNLTDAQFRKLGTYSRGMRQRMRLAATLVHDPDVLILDEPLNGTDPRQRLEYHELMRRMADEGKTILVSSHILEEVETLADRILLMVSGKLAASGDFRAIREMLDEQPYKVRVVTDSPRSMAAALVGLDAVDSVSIEKDGEITVLSRNIAVLQRSVAKLAKERGIRLKRVEPIDESLESVFSYVVER; encoded by the coding sequence ATGACCCAGAACACCGCTCCGGCGACTCAGGGGACGCGGCCGACGATCGAGGTGAACAAGCTCTCGAAGTGGTACGGCAACGTCGTCGCCGTCAACGACGTCACGCTCAACGTCTACCCCGGCATCACCGGCCTCCTCGGCCCCAACGGCGCGGGCAAGACGACGCTCCTGCATATGATGACCGGCCTGGTGCAGCCGTCCGAGGGCGACGTTACCGTCCTCGGCGAGCACGTCCGGGACAACCCGTCCCTGTACAGGCGCATCGGCGTCATGGCGGAGCACGAGTCCGTCTACCAGTTCCTCACGGGGAGGGAACTGGTCACGCTCGCGGCCAGGCTGTACGGCGTGCCCAACGTGGAGCAGGCCGTAGATAAGGCGGTGAAGGCTGTAAACCTCACGGACGCGCAGTTCCGCAAGCTCGGCACATACTCGCGCGGCATGCGCCAGCGGATGCGCCTGGCCGCCACGCTCGTCCATGACCCTGACGTACTCATCCTGGACGAGCCGTTGAACGGCACCGACCCGCGGCAGCGGCTGGAGTACCACGAGCTCATGCGCCGCATGGCGGACGAGGGCAAGACGATCCTGGTCTCCTCCCACATCCTTGAGGAGGTGGAGACCCTCGCGGACCGCATCCTGCTCATGGTCAGCGGCAAGCTGGCGGCCTCGGGAGACTTCCGCGCCATCCGCGAGATGCTGGACGAGCAGCCGTACAAGGTCCGTGTCGTCACCGACTCGCCGCGCTCGATGGCCGCCGCCCTGGTGGGGCTGGACGCCGTGGACTCGGTGAGCATCGAAAAGGACGGCGAGATTACCGTCCTCAGCCGCAACATCGCCGTCCTGCAGCGCTCGGTTGCGAAGCTGGCGAAGGAGCGCGGCATCCGCCTCAAGCGCGTGGAGCCTATCGACGAGTCGCTCGAGAGCGTCTTCAGCTACGTGGTGGAGAGATAG
- a CDS encoding ABC transporter ATP-binding protein codes for MPPLLEAKQLTKRYGDTLALDAVDFEVHEGVTGLLGPNGAGKSTSIKLFLGLLRPTSGSAELSGVRPYESISARARMGYMPEHDCLPTSTTATEFLTHMAQVSGLPAAQARTRAADTLRHVGLHEERYRSIGEYSTGMKQRVKLAQSIVHDPVIVLLDEPTAGLDPAGRDEMLELIQKIGKEFGISVVISTHLIGDVERICDRVILLEGGKVTQQGEVSSYTQETQTLYIEIDGKLDDLLAALAKRKVQATADGGIILIEQATDVDYDAIRDAIVEVDARLRRLAPGCGRLTDMFRSAPK; via the coding sequence ATGCCCCCACTACTGGAAGCCAAGCAGCTTACTAAGCGATACGGCGATACGCTCGCGCTGGATGCCGTGGACTTTGAAGTGCACGAGGGCGTCACCGGCCTGCTGGGGCCGAACGGCGCGGGTAAAAGCACTTCGATAAAGCTGTTCCTCGGCCTCCTCAGGCCCACGTCCGGCTCCGCAGAGCTGTCCGGCGTGCGGCCGTACGAGTCGATTTCCGCCCGGGCGCGTATGGGCTACATGCCTGAGCACGACTGCCTGCCGACCTCCACCACCGCCACCGAGTTCCTCACCCACATGGCGCAGGTCAGCGGCCTGCCTGCCGCGCAGGCCCGCACGCGCGCCGCCGACACACTCCGCCACGTGGGCCTGCACGAGGAGCGCTACCGCTCCATCGGCGAGTACTCCACGGGCATGAAACAGCGCGTCAAGCTGGCGCAATCCATCGTTCACGACCCGGTTATCGTGCTCCTGGACGAGCCAACGGCCGGCCTGGACCCCGCGGGCCGCGACGAGATGCTTGAGCTCATCCAGAAGATCGGCAAGGAGTTCGGCATAAGCGTCGTCATATCCACGCACCTCATCGGCGACGTGGAGCGCATCTGCGACAGGGTCATCCTGCTCGAGGGCGGGAAGGTCACTCAGCAGGGCGAGGTCTCCTCTTACACCCAGGAGACACAGACGCTTTACATTGAGATCGACGGCAAGCTCGACGACCTCCTGGCGGCGCTCGCAAAGCGCAAGGTGCAGGCGACGGCGGACGGCGGCATCATCCTCATCGAACAGGCGACTGACGTCGACTACGACGCTATCCGCGACGCCATCGTCGAGGTGGACGCGAGGCTACGGAGGCTGGCGCCGGGGTGCGGCAGGCTTACCGACATGTTCCGGAGCGCACCGAAATGA
- a CDS encoding DUF4365 domain-containing protein → MQPKKITQSTLVGELGVNLIARITMEMGFAWHSRGTVDAGIDGEIELRDNKTGEAFNSVIGVQSKATDRPLANETDFGFDFYCDPRDIDYWTKGNLPVLLIVSRPFKGEAYWVSVKDYFANPLRRSDRKIHFDKKRDRFDVKCRESVFELAMPKSAGVYLSPPNKTERLISNLLPVTQLADTIYVGHTDFVRPAEVWQRGRATGQIGSEWVFRNKAITSFHDLPSLAWTGICEQGSVDEFGTDEWAFTDDADRLRDFVELLSRTLRAKLAVDLDYSAPLDMFYFRASSDLSERQVAYQSLLSATDRTVFKAYAAEDGTVKYYRHSAFEHRFRRFDNRWFLQVSPTYYFTSDGYHLRPNHGVFLKRIKEFEGHEAVRGQLIMWAALLSRRADMFADPYPFMGFGTPLEFQVEQGIDDAKWKMRRELADAVAEEIDDDSELLQMQFRFEES, encoded by the coding sequence ATGCAACCAAAGAAGATTACCCAATCTACTCTTGTTGGCGAGCTAGGAGTGAACCTCATCGCACGCATCACCATGGAAATGGGCTTTGCCTGGCACTCCCGGGGAACAGTGGATGCGGGCATTGACGGGGAGATCGAACTCCGAGACAACAAGACAGGGGAGGCTTTCAACTCGGTAATCGGAGTTCAAAGCAAGGCCACGGATCGACCACTGGCTAATGAAACCGATTTTGGTTTTGACTTCTATTGCGACCCGCGCGACATCGACTACTGGACGAAAGGCAATCTCCCGGTCTTGCTCATCGTGTCACGGCCGTTCAAGGGGGAGGCATATTGGGTATCGGTAAAAGACTACTTCGCGAATCCACTCCGCAGAAGTGATCGGAAAATACACTTTGACAAGAAGCGAGACCGATTCGATGTCAAATGCCGAGAGTCGGTTTTTGAACTCGCAATGCCGAAGAGTGCCGGCGTCTATCTGTCGCCCCCAAATAAGACTGAACGCCTGATTTCTAATCTCCTGCCGGTAACTCAGTTGGCTGACACGATCTATGTCGGCCATACGGATTTTGTGAGGCCTGCCGAGGTTTGGCAACGCGGTCGTGCGACAGGGCAGATAGGTTCTGAGTGGGTCTTTCGCAATAAGGCTATTACCAGTTTTCACGACTTACCTAGCCTGGCATGGACGGGGATTTGCGAACAGGGTTCCGTAGATGAATTTGGGACGGATGAATGGGCATTCACTGACGACGCCGACCGTCTGAGGGACTTCGTAGAACTTCTATCCCGAACCCTCAGAGCGAAGCTGGCTGTGGATCTAGACTACAGTGCGCCTTTGGACATGTTCTACTTCCGGGCTTCGTCTGATCTGTCTGAACGGCAAGTGGCTTACCAGTCGTTACTCTCCGCGACCGACAGAACAGTTTTCAAAGCTTATGCCGCTGAAGACGGGACGGTGAAGTACTACAGACATTCCGCTTTCGAACACAGGTTTCGCCGGTTCGACAACAGATGGTTCCTTCAGGTCTCTCCCACTTACTATTTTACTAGCGACGGCTATCACCTACGGCCCAATCACGGAGTATTTCTGAAACGGATTAAGGAATTTGAAGGTCACGAAGCGGTGCGAGGCCAACTAATCATGTGGGCGGCATTACTCAGTAGACGTGCAGACATGTTTGCTGATCCGTACCCTTTTATGGGCTTTGGGACTCCTTTAGAATTCCAAGTTGAACAGGGCATCGACGATGCAAAATGGAAAATGAGGCGTGAACTGGCCGACGCCGTTGCCGAAGAAATCGACGACGACAGCGAATTGCTGCAAATGCAATTTCGGTTTGAGGAATCATGA
- a CDS encoding ABC transporter permease produces the protein MTTESRGELFDIGYRRYDGPREGLWRARQTLWTNGIRTALGIGRGMRAKILPLLLLIGVVGPAVITVIIASQSPEAARDALSPPTYYHLVSTFVMIFAAIVAPELICPDRRDRVLHLYLVRPIRPLDYILSRWAAFFAVMLFFVYIGQIIMFAGTLLASGDQWQYIKDYWLDVPKFMVAGLAIAAFYTTLSLAISSFTVRRAYASAFIVGVFIMGAASSGILTGCDESSFDVPEGTPVNCVPITGENGKWFALLDVARAPTHISNMVFDYEDESLTGIYVQDLPSAAPIGWYLLMVVVPGFILVRRYQRISL, from the coding sequence ATGACCACCGAATCGAGAGGCGAGCTGTTCGATATCGGTTACCGGCGCTACGACGGCCCCCGGGAGGGACTGTGGCGCGCCCGGCAGACGCTGTGGACCAACGGAATCCGCACCGCCCTCGGCATCGGCCGGGGAATGCGCGCGAAGATACTGCCGCTCCTGCTTCTCATCGGCGTGGTGGGTCCTGCGGTCATCACGGTCATCATCGCCTCACAGAGCCCGGAGGCGGCCAGGGACGCCCTCAGCCCTCCGACCTACTACCACCTCGTCTCGACGTTCGTGATGATATTCGCGGCGATTGTCGCACCGGAGCTCATCTGCCCGGACCGCCGGGACAGGGTGCTCCACCTCTACCTGGTCCGCCCAATCAGGCCTCTGGACTACATCTTGTCCCGCTGGGCGGCTTTCTTTGCCGTCATGCTCTTCTTCGTCTACATCGGCCAGATAATCATGTTCGCCGGCACGCTCCTCGCTTCCGGAGACCAGTGGCAATACATCAAGGACTACTGGCTGGACGTCCCCAAATTCATGGTCGCAGGCCTGGCCATCGCTGCGTTCTATACAACTCTGTCGCTCGCGATATCCTCGTTCACCGTGCGCCGCGCGTATGCGTCGGCCTTCATCGTCGGGGTGTTCATCATGGGCGCCGCCTCCTCCGGCATCCTCACGGGGTGCGACGAATCGAGCTTTGACGTTCCCGAAGGCACTCCGGTCAACTGCGTCCCCATCACCGGCGAGAACGGCAAGTGGTTCGCGCTGCTGGATGTGGCCCGCGCGCCCACACATATCAGCAACATGGTCTTCGACTACGAAGATGAGTCGCTCACCGGCATCTACGTGCAAGACCTCCCGTCGGCCGCTCCCATCGGATGGTACCTGCTGATGGTGGTTGTGCCCGGCTTCATCCTTGTCCGGCGCTACCAGAGGATAAGCCTATGA
- a CDS encoding phenylacetate--CoA ligase — MSVNKSGGAAGVRPSRDENVAKLRAQQNRSLGRMMDLVAQGHPHYQQIFRQHGLSPSDFRTAEDLRKLPLTRKTDWMADPDRFRMRLDGIPGLSLEETTIADIIYTTGSTGKPTPFYDTMHDRFARILHMKRVTQIAGIGPGDVVMNLFPLSSIPHQGFLSAMWGSQSVGARLVSGMTGREYPDFPIHNRMDHSIMMIERDRATVIWGIATYVRRLVMRAQELGKDFSSVRLAMVMGEPCPDGMRADIIARLKSLGSADPKVNNGYGFTEGQAPAVQCCDAVDMHFGAPEQYFLDVIDPKTEQPVPDGEKGMLSISHLNRRGTVLLRYVVGDMVVMTHETCARCGLTGPRFTMTPYRADGLFKVKGTLINPASIHDKLAQILTDGVTEYQVVITKEVADDPYSTDALMVRLACNERERERLERAAKSLVSSAVEITPKVEFLPEDAFSEIARGYKFKRFVDERKKQ; from the coding sequence ATGTCGGTCAACAAGTCCGGCGGTGCGGCGGGTGTGAGGCCCTCGCGCGATGAAAACGTCGCGAAGCTGAGGGCACAGCAAAACAGGTCGCTGGGGCGCATGATGGACCTGGTGGCGCAGGGCCACCCCCACTATCAGCAGATATTCCGGCAGCACGGCCTCTCCCCTTCCGACTTCCGCACCGCGGAAGACCTGCGCAAGCTGCCGCTGACACGGAAAACGGACTGGATGGCCGACCCCGACCGCTTCCGAATGCGGCTCGATGGCATCCCCGGCCTCTCTCTCGAAGAGACGACCATCGCCGACATCATCTACACTACCGGCTCCACCGGCAAGCCGACGCCCTTCTACGACACGATGCACGACCGCTTCGCGCGCATCCTCCACATGAAGCGCGTGACTCAAATCGCCGGCATCGGCCCGGGCGACGTTGTGATGAACCTCTTCCCGCTCAGCTCGATCCCCCACCAGGGCTTCCTGAGCGCCATGTGGGGCAGCCAGTCCGTCGGCGCAAGGCTCGTCAGCGGCATGACCGGCCGCGAGTACCCGGACTTCCCCATCCACAACCGCATGGACCATTCCATCATGATGATCGAGCGCGACCGCGCCACCGTGATCTGGGGCATCGCCACGTACGTCCGCAGGCTGGTCATGCGCGCCCAGGAGCTCGGCAAGGACTTTTCCTCCGTGCGGCTGGCGATGGTCATGGGTGAGCCCTGCCCGGACGGCATGCGCGCCGATATCATAGCCCGTCTGAAGTCTCTCGGCAGCGCGGACCCGAAGGTGAACAACGGCTACGGCTTCACCGAGGGCCAGGCCCCCGCCGTGCAGTGCTGCGATGCCGTCGACATGCACTTCGGCGCGCCCGAGCAGTACTTCCTGGACGTTATCGACCCCAAAACGGAGCAGCCCGTCCCGGACGGCGAAAAGGGAATGCTCAGCATCAGCCACCTCAACAGGAGGGGGACAGTGCTGCTCAGGTACGTCGTGGGCGACATGGTAGTGATGACGCACGAGACTTGCGCGAGATGCGGCCTCACGGGTCCGCGCTTCACGATGACTCCCTACCGCGCCGACGGCCTGTTCAAGGTCAAGGGAACGCTTATCAATCCGGCGTCCATACACGACAAGCTCGCACAGATCCTGACGGACGGCGTGACGGAGTACCAGGTTGTCATCACAAAGGAAGTCGCCGATGACCCATACTCCACGGACGCGCTCATGGTGCGACTCGCATGCAACGAGCGCGAGCGCGAGCGTCTGGAGCGCGCGGCGAAGTCGCTCGTAAGCAGCGCGGTGGAGATCACCCCGAAGGTAGAGTTCCTCCCGGAGGACGCCTTCTCGGAGATTGCGCGGGGCTACAAGTTCAAGCGGTTCGTGGACGAGAGAAAAAAGCAGTGA